One window from the genome of Maylandia zebra isolate NMK-2024a linkage group LG18, Mzebra_GT3a, whole genome shotgun sequence encodes:
- the scp2a gene encoding sterol carrier protein 2 isoform X1 — protein sequence MSQLLRRVHGFSRHLCEWTQRSTMAPGKKNRVFVIGVGMTKFDKPGAREGDYPDMAKEAGERALADAGIPYSAIEQACVGYVYGDSTCGQRAIYHSLGLTGIPIINVNNNCSTGSTALFMARQLVQGGLSDCVLALGFEKMERGSLSAKYMDRTNPMDKHMEVMINRYGMAAAPAAPQMFGNAGREHMEKYGTKPEHFAKIAWKNHKHSTNNPYSQFQDEYSLEQVMKSRKVFDFLTLLQCCPTSDGAGAAVLASEPFVRKYHLQNQAVEIVAQEMVTDLTSTFEENSCIKMVGYDMSQLAAKKCFEAAGLKPNDVDVVELHDCFSANELITYEALGLCPEGKAGELIDRGDNTYGGKFVINPSGGLISKGHPLGATGLAQCAELCWQLRGMAGQRQVSGAKVALQHNIGLGGAVVVALYKMGFPEEARSRVGAVLTSSGSGLEGFKAYPVFKEIEKHLQQEGAQLVKKIGGVFAFKVKDGPGGKEATWIVDVKNGNGSVTNDPGKKADCTLSLNDEDLLDLMTGKLNPQTAFFKGKLKVAGNMGMAMKLQNLQIAPGKAKL from the exons AACAGAGTATTTGTCATAGGAGTTGGCATGACTAAG tttgACAAGCCTGGAGCACGGGAAGGTGACTATCCTGATATGGCCAAGGAAGCAG GTGAAAGGGCTCTAGCAGATGCAGGAATCCCATATTCTGCCATTGAACAAGCTTGCGTAGGATACGTCTATG GTGACTCCACATGTGGACAAAGGGCCATTTACCACAGCCTGGGTCTGACCGGCATCCCCATTATCAACGTCAACAACAACTGCTCCACAGGTTCCACTGCTCTCTTCATGGCACGCCAGCTGGTCCAGGGAG GTCTTTCTGATTGTGTGCTTGCTCTTGGGTTTGAGAAGATGGAGAGGGgctctctgtctgcaaag taCATGGATAGGACAAATCCCATGGACAAGCACATGGAGGTGATGATCAACCGCTATGGGATGGCAGCAGCGCCAGCAGCACCACAGATGTTTGGAAATGCCGGCAGGGAGCACATGGAGAAATATG GCACAAAGCCAGAACACTTTGCCAAGATTGCCTGGAAAAACCACAAACATTCCACCAATAACCC GTACTCCCAGTTCCAGGATGAGTACAGTCTGGAGCAGGTGATGAAATCCAGGAAGGTGTTTGACTTTCTTACGCTCCTGCAGTGCTG CCCTACATCAGATGGTGCTGGAGCAGCAGTTTTGGCCAGCGAGCCCTTTGTCAGGAAATACCACCTGCAGAACCAGGCGGTGGAGATTGTGGCCCAGGAGATGGTGACCGACCTGACGTCCACATTTGAAGAGAACAGCTGCATTAAAATG GTGGGGTATGACATGTCCCAGCTGGCGGCTAAGAAGTGTTTCGAGGCCGCTGGTCTGAAGCCAAATGACGTTGATGTGGTCGAGCTGCACGACTGCTTCTCAGCCAATGAGCTCATCACGTATGAGGCCTTGGGGTTGTGTCCAGAGG GTAAAGCTGGAGAACTGATTGACAGAGGGGACAACACATATGGAGGCAAGTTTGTGATCAATCCCAGCGGTGGCCTCATCTCTAAAGGACATCCTCTTGGTGCCACAG GTCTGGCCCAGTGTGCAGAGCTATGCTGGCAGCTCCGAGGGATGGCCGGGCAAAGGCAGGTCTCTGGGGCAAAAGTGGCCTTGCAGCACAACATTGGCTTGGGAGGAGCAGTGGTTGTCGCACTTTACAAGATGGGTTTTCCAGAGGAGGCGAG GTCCCGCGTGGGTGCAGTTCTCACCAGCTCAGGCAGCGGTCTGGAAGGGTTTAAAGCTTATCCTGTCTTTAAAGAGATTGAAAAACATCTACAGCAG GAGGGAGCGCAACTTGTTAAGAAGATTGGCGGAGTGTTTGCATTTAAAGTGAAGGACGGCCCAGGTGGGAAAGAGGCGACCTGGATTGTTGACGTGAAAAATGGTAACGGTTCTGTCACAAACGACCCAG GTAAAAAGGCAGACTGCACATTATCCTTGAATGACGAGGATCTGCTGGATCTGATGACAGGAAAGCTGAACCCACaaacg GCGTTCTTCAAGGGAAAGCTCAAGGTCGCTGGGAACATGGGCATGGCTATGAAGCTGCAGAACCTGCAGATTGCACCAGGGAAGGCCAAGCTGTGA
- the scp2a gene encoding sterol carrier protein 2 isoform X2, whose translation MDRTNPMDKHMEVMINRYGMAAAPAAPQMFGNAGREHMEKYGTKPEHFAKIAWKNHKHSTNNPYSQFQDEYSLEQVMKSRKVFDFLTLLQCCPTSDGAGAAVLASEPFVRKYHLQNQAVEIVAQEMVTDLTSTFEENSCIKMVGYDMSQLAAKKCFEAAGLKPNDVDVVELHDCFSANELITYEALGLCPEGKAGELIDRGDNTYGGKFVINPSGGLISKGHPLGATGLAQCAELCWQLRGMAGQRQVSGAKVALQHNIGLGGAVVVALYKMGFPEEARSRVGAVLTSSGSGLEGFKAYPVFKEIEKHLQQEGAQLVKKIGGVFAFKVKDGPGGKEATWIVDVKNGNGSVTNDPGKKADCTLSLNDEDLLDLMTGKLNPQTAFFKGKLKVAGNMGMAMKLQNLQIAPGKAKL comes from the exons ATGGATAGGACAAATCCCATGGACAAGCACATGGAGGTGATGATCAACCGCTATGGGATGGCAGCAGCGCCAGCAGCACCACAGATGTTTGGAAATGCCGGCAGGGAGCACATGGAGAAATATG GCACAAAGCCAGAACACTTTGCCAAGATTGCCTGGAAAAACCACAAACATTCCACCAATAACCC GTACTCCCAGTTCCAGGATGAGTACAGTCTGGAGCAGGTGATGAAATCCAGGAAGGTGTTTGACTTTCTTACGCTCCTGCAGTGCTG CCCTACATCAGATGGTGCTGGAGCAGCAGTTTTGGCCAGCGAGCCCTTTGTCAGGAAATACCACCTGCAGAACCAGGCGGTGGAGATTGTGGCCCAGGAGATGGTGACCGACCTGACGTCCACATTTGAAGAGAACAGCTGCATTAAAATG GTGGGGTATGACATGTCCCAGCTGGCGGCTAAGAAGTGTTTCGAGGCCGCTGGTCTGAAGCCAAATGACGTTGATGTGGTCGAGCTGCACGACTGCTTCTCAGCCAATGAGCTCATCACGTATGAGGCCTTGGGGTTGTGTCCAGAGG GTAAAGCTGGAGAACTGATTGACAGAGGGGACAACACATATGGAGGCAAGTTTGTGATCAATCCCAGCGGTGGCCTCATCTCTAAAGGACATCCTCTTGGTGCCACAG GTCTGGCCCAGTGTGCAGAGCTATGCTGGCAGCTCCGAGGGATGGCCGGGCAAAGGCAGGTCTCTGGGGCAAAAGTGGCCTTGCAGCACAACATTGGCTTGGGAGGAGCAGTGGTTGTCGCACTTTACAAGATGGGTTTTCCAGAGGAGGCGAG GTCCCGCGTGGGTGCAGTTCTCACCAGCTCAGGCAGCGGTCTGGAAGGGTTTAAAGCTTATCCTGTCTTTAAAGAGATTGAAAAACATCTACAGCAG GAGGGAGCGCAACTTGTTAAGAAGATTGGCGGAGTGTTTGCATTTAAAGTGAAGGACGGCCCAGGTGGGAAAGAGGCGACCTGGATTGTTGACGTGAAAAATGGTAACGGTTCTGTCACAAACGACCCAG GTAAAAAGGCAGACTGCACATTATCCTTGAATGACGAGGATCTGCTGGATCTGATGACAGGAAAGCTGAACCCACaaacg GCGTTCTTCAAGGGAAAGCTCAAGGTCGCTGGGAACATGGGCATGGCTATGAAGCTGCAGAACCTGCAGATTGCACCAGGGAAGGCCAAGCTGTGA